In one window of Macadamia integrifolia cultivar HAES 741 chromosome 2, SCU_Mint_v3, whole genome shotgun sequence DNA:
- the LOC122056966 gene encoding pathogen-associated molecular patterns-induced protein A70-like, with product MVENFLTLMWGWFTATGLFFLLNLMIVTIAVMSRFGTQKNQPHLTRAPSVLERFKSFNLNRYRSEEVSPFPSLITSLQRPDSVTYQTMEQQEQQLEPELDPEPEPEPEPEPEPAQVEEPVHDHHVTQSKSETKPKSGDKPMKPLQKVKSADSISALGYFEEEESIDLRRPSTVKEGKSRANELQHFGEDEEVDAKADEFINKFKQQLKLQKLDSFKQYMEMLTRGVK from the coding sequence AtggttgaaaattttcttactttgatGTGGGGCTGGTTCACCGCAACTGGGCTTTTCTTTCTATTGAACCTTATGATCGTCACCATAGCCGTCATGTCAAGGTTTGGCACCCAGAAAAatcaaccccacctcactcgaGCACCTTCCGTTCTGGAGCGATTCAAATCCTTCAATCTCAACCGCTACAGATCCGAAGAGGTGAGCCCATTTCCATCCCTTATAACCTCGTTACAGCGACCGGATTCGGTGACCTATCAGACAATGGAGCAGCAGGAGCAGCAGCTTGAGCCTGAGCTTGATCCTGAGCCTGAGCCTGAGCCTGAGCCTGAGCCTGAGCCTGCCCAGGTTGAAGAGCCTGTTCACGACCATCATGTTACTCAATCAAAATCGGAAACGAAACCGAAATCCGGCGACAAGCCGATGAAGCCGCTTCAGAAGGTGAAGTCTGCGGATTCGATATCGGCTTTAGGGtattttgaagaagaagaaagcattGATCTTCGTAGGCCGTCGACGGTGAAGGAAGGGAAGAGCAGAGCGAACGAATTACAACATTTTGGAGAGGACGAGGAGGTAGATGCCAAGGCCGACGAATTCATCAACAAGTTCAAGCAACAGTTGAAATTGCAGAAACTGGACTCGTTTAAGCAATACATGGAAATGCTTACTAGGGGAGTTAAGTAA
- the LOC122062838 gene encoding receptor-like serine/threonine-protein kinase ALE2 isoform X1 — protein MGVQVILVMMKLCIFFFTLCVIGSAGYNISPSPAIFSALPPTEEREPHLSYPGKSLRTGTPSPSPLHYGSVLHPPMTLAPQDSVSVSPAVQGLVPSLPPSPSTVLPPHESAPLPAPDQGTSQSILPRSPHRRHQDVPVASPPGKILWKSPSFQPTFPGRTPNLLPDNAAPPKVAPSPGSRKGYGVPLAAPSKDSFNHLSPVKGSFPVVAPAPHSKAVRPSARTPTPSKSSLQPPTRKWFQIPASSPSISLHRHHHAKKRTHATVPAPSYLPPPPTSYWLGPVIPQAPSSVPVVPPKMSKQRHHSPPSFAPVPSGSAVKSPFHSTVESGSPGPVPSPTVPSGRTERSLLPPKVSPLGPSPRKPLIPIHSPVQSLPPPPPNQDCTSVTCTEPLTNTPPGSPCGCVWPIQVGLRLSVALYTFFPLVSELAQELASGVFMKQSQVRIMGANAADQQPEKTIVLIDLVPLGEKFDNTTAYLTFEKFWHKQVAIKTSFFGDYEVLYVRYPGLPPSPPSASSSIGTMDAGPYSGRDNNGRTIKPLGVDVSRRHKGGLGGSTIAIIVLSSFIVMVLCIVTAWLLLLKCCHHTSQLAPTLPTLPSFARPPGAPGSMLFGSGPSSASLSFGSSIATYTGSAKSFSAAEIERATDNFDPSRIIGEGGFGRVYRGIFDDGTNVAVKVLKRDDQQGGREFLAEVEMLSRLHHRNLVKLIGICTEDNIRCLVYELIPNGSVESHLHGSIELWSCCFHFFLVKYIFLMVLSFCSPMRNWFLNCSLILSGVDKEAAPLDWVARMKIALGAARGLAYLHEDSSPRVIHRDFKSSNILLEHDFTPKVSDFGLAKTAMDEGNKHISTRVMGTFGYVAPEYAMTGHLLVKSDVYSYGVVLLELLTGRKPVDMSQPQGQENLVSWARPLLTSKEGLEMLIDPALGSSVPFDSVAKVAAIASMCVQPEVSHRPFMGEVVQALKLVCNECDETKEMGSESCSQEDLSIVMDTRIRIGYGQLPEPSQNRYPISDHDSILEARTALSASDMFSTSAGIGRQYSGSFRRYSSSGPLRTGRSRKFWQRLRGLSRGSVSEHGVAFRLWTGSH, from the exons ATGGGGGTGCAAGTGATTCTAGTGATGATGAAGCTCTGCATCTTTTTCTTCACTTTGTGTGTTATTGGATCTGCAG GGTACAATATTTCCCCATCACCGGCAATTTTTTCTGCACTTCCTCCAACTGAAGAGAGAGAGCCTCATCTTAGCTATCCTGGAAAGTCACTGAGGACTGGCACACCAAGTCCATCTCCTCTGCATTATG GTTCAGTATTACATCCTCCAATGACACTGGCTCCCCAAGATTCTGTATCTGTATCTCCAGCTGTCCAAGGGTTAGTGCCATCCTTGCCTCCAAGTCCTTCGACAGTATTGCCACCACATGAATCAGCACCTTTGCCTGCACCCGACCAAGGGACCTCACAATCAATTCTACCGAGGTCACCTCATAGAAGGCATCAAGATG TGCCAGTCGCATCACCTCCAGGGAAAATTCTGTGGAAGTCACCATCCTTCCAGCCAACTTTCCCAGGAAGAACTCCAAATTTGCTGCCAG ACAATGCTGCCCCACCAAAAGTAGCCCCTTCCCCAGGCAGTAGGAAAGGATATGGAGTGCCGCTTGCTGCTCCTTCAAAGGACTCATTCAACCATTTGTCGCCAGTCAAAG GTTCATTTCCTGTTGTAGCCCCTGCACCACACAGCAAAGCTGTGAGGCCATCTGCTAGAACACCTACCCCTTCCAAGTCATCTCTGCAGCCCCCTACCAGGAAGTGGTTTCAGATTCCCGCATCTTCACCTTCAATCTCATTACATAGGCATCATCATGCCAAGAAAAGAACTCACGCTACTGTTCCTGCCCCATCATATCTGCCACCTCCTCCTACTTCTTACTGGCTAG GTCCAGTTATTCCTCAAGCTCCTTCGAGTGTTCCTGTGGTTCCCCCAAAGATGAGTAAACAAAGGCATCATAGTCCACCATCGTTTGCTCCAG TTCCTTCTGGCTCAGCAGTCAAATCTCCATTTCATTCAACAGTGGAATCAGGCTCTCCTGGACCAGTGCCATCACCAACAGTTCCATCTGGTCGAACTGAAA GGTCTCTTCTGCCCCCTAAAGTTTCTCCTTTGGGTCCTTCCCCAAGAAAGCCATTGATACCAATTCATTCTCCAGTTCAGTCACTACCTCCTCCGCCTCCAAACCAAG ATTGTACATCAGTGACATGCACTGAGCCATTAACAAATACCCCTCCAGGATCCCCGTGTGGGTGTGTTTGGCCAATACAAGTTGGACTGCGCCTTAGTGTTGCCTTGTACACCTTCTTTCCTTTGGTTTCGGAGTTGGCTCAAGAACTAGCATCTGGGGTTTTCATGAAACAAAGTCAAGTACGCATAATGGGAGCAAATGCAGCTGACCAGCAGCCAGAGAAGACCATTGTCCTCATTGATCTAGTACCACTTGGGGAAAAATTTGATAATACCACAGCATATTTGACTTTTGAGAAGTTCTGGCATAAGCAGGTTGCCATAAAGACTTCCTTCTTTGGTGACTACGAAGTGTTATATGTACGCTATCCAG GTCTTCCTCCCTCTCCACCTTCAGCATCCTCAAGCATTGGCACTATGGATGCTGGGCCGTACTCTGGTCGTGACAATAATGGAAGGACAATAAAGCCTTTGGGAGTTGATGTGAGTAGGAGACATAAAGGAGGACTTGGTGGCAGCACGATTGCTATTATAGTCCTTTCATCTTTCATAGTCATGGTTTTATGTATTGTGACTGCTTGGCTGCTGTTGTTGAAATGTTGTCACCACACTAGTCAACTGGCACCAACTCTTCCGACTTTACCTTCCTTTGCAAGACCACCAG GGGCCCCTGGATCAATGTTGTTTGGAAGCGGACCCAGTTCAGCATCACTTTCCTTTGGATCTAGCATTGCAACATATACAGGATCTGCCAAGTCTTTTAGTGCAGCTGAAATAGAGAGAGCCACTGACAACTTTGATCCTTCACGAATAATTGGAGAAGGGGGCTTTGGGCGTGTCTACAGGGGTATCTTTGATGACGGGACCAATGTAGCTGTAAAAGTTCTCAAAAGAGATGATCAGCAGGGTGGGCGGGAGTTCTTGGCGGAGGTTGAGATGCTTAGCCGTCTGCATCACAGGAACTTGGTCAAACTAATTGGTATATGCACAGAAGATAATATCCGCTGCCTGGTTTATGAACTCATTCCAAACGGCAGTGTGGAGTCCCATTTACATGGTAGTATTGAATTGTGGTCTtgctgttttcatttttttcttgtgaaatatatttttttgatggTATTGAGTTTTTGTAGTCCTATGCGGAACTGGTTTTTGAACTGTTCCCTTATTCTATCAGGTGTGGACAAAGAAGCAGCTCCACTTGATTGGGTTGCTCGTATGAAGATTGCTCTTGGCGCAGCCAGAGGTCTAGCCTATCTGCATGAAGACTCAAGTCCCCGTGTTATTCATCGGGATTTCAAGTCCAGCAACATCTTGTTGGAACATGATTTTACCCCTAAAGTGTCTGATTTCGGATTGGCTAAAACAGCTATGGATGAGGGCAACAAACACATTTCAACACGTGTTATGGGCACTTTCGG TTATGTAGCTCCAGAGTATGCAATGACTGGACATCTTCTTGTAAAGAGTGACGTATACAGTTATGGTGTAGTGCTTCTAGAGCTCTTAACAGGAAGAAAACCAGTGGATATGTCACAGCCACAAGGTCAAGAGAATCTGGTATCTTGGGCTCGTCCGCTCCTCACAAGTAAGGAGGGCTTAGAAATGCTTATTGATCCTGCTCTAGGGTCTAGCGTCCCCTTTGATAGTGTGGCCAAGGTAGCTGCAATTGCTTCCATGTGCGTGCAACCAGAAGTCTCACACCGTCCTTTTATGGGTGAGGTGGTACAGGCCTTGAAGCTGGTCTGCAACGAGTGCGATGAGACCAAAGAAATGGGATCAGAAAGTTGTAGCCAAGAGGATTTGTCCATTGTTATGGATACTAGAATCAGGATTGGCTATGGTCAGCTTCCGGAGCCTTCACAAAACCGATACCCCATTTCAGACCATGATTCCATCTTGGAAGCTCGAACAGCACTATCAGCTTCAGATATGTTCAGTACATCAGCAGGAATTGGGAGGCAGTATTCAGGATCGTTTAGGAGGTACTCAAGTTCAGGACCTCTGAGGACAGGGAGGAGTAGGAAGTTCTGGCAAAGATTAAGAGGATTATCTAGAGGCAGTGTGAGTGAGCATGGAGTTGCATTCAGGTTATGGACAGGATCCCATTGA
- the LOC122062838 gene encoding receptor-like serine/threonine-protein kinase ALE2 isoform X2, whose protein sequence is MGVQVILVMMKLCIFFFTLCVIGSAGYNISPSPAIFSALPPTEEREPHLSYPGKSLRTGTPSPSPLHYGSVLHPPMTLAPQDSVSVSPAVQGLVPSLPPSPSTVLPPHESAPLPAPDQGTSQSILPRSPHRRHQDVPVASPPGKILWKSPSFQPTFPGRTPNLLPDNAAPPKVAPSPGSRKGYGVPLAAPSKDSFNHLSPVKGSFPVVAPAPHSKAVRPSARTPTPSKSSLQPPTRKWFQIPASSPSISLHRHHHAKKRTHATVPAPSYLPPPPTSYWLGPVIPQAPSSVPVVPPKMSKQRHHSPPSFAPVPSGSAVKSPFHSTVESGSPGPVPSPTVPSGRTERSLLPPKVSPLGPSPRKPLIPIHSPVQSLPPPPPNQDCTSVTCTEPLTNTPPGSPCGCVWPIQVGLRLSVALYTFFPLVSELAQELASGVFMKQSQVRIMGANAADQQPEKTIVLIDLVPLGEKFDNTTAYLTFEKFWHKQVAIKTSFFGDYEVLYVRYPGLPPSPPSASSSIGTMDAGPYSGRDNNGRTIKPLGVDVSRRHKGGLGGSTIAIIVLSSFIVMVLCIVTAWLLLLKCCHHTSQLAPTLPTLPSFARPPGAPGSMLFGSGPSSASLSFGSSIATYTGSAKSFSAAEIERATDNFDPSRIIGEGGFGRVYRGIFDDGTNVAVKVLKRDDQQGGREFLAEVEMLSRLHHRNLVKLIGICTEDNIRCLVYELIPNGSVESHLHGVDKEAAPLDWVARMKIALGAARGLAYLHEDSSPRVIHRDFKSSNILLEHDFTPKVSDFGLAKTAMDEGNKHISTRVMGTFGYVAPEYAMTGHLLVKSDVYSYGVVLLELLTGRKPVDMSQPQGQENLVSWARPLLTSKEGLEMLIDPALGSSVPFDSVAKVAAIASMCVQPEVSHRPFMGEVVQALKLVCNECDETKEMGSESCSQEDLSIVMDTRIRIGYGQLPEPSQNRYPISDHDSILEARTALSASDMFSTSAGIGRQYSGSFRRYSSSGPLRTGRSRKFWQRLRGLSRGSVSEHGVAFRLWTGSH, encoded by the exons ATGGGGGTGCAAGTGATTCTAGTGATGATGAAGCTCTGCATCTTTTTCTTCACTTTGTGTGTTATTGGATCTGCAG GGTACAATATTTCCCCATCACCGGCAATTTTTTCTGCACTTCCTCCAACTGAAGAGAGAGAGCCTCATCTTAGCTATCCTGGAAAGTCACTGAGGACTGGCACACCAAGTCCATCTCCTCTGCATTATG GTTCAGTATTACATCCTCCAATGACACTGGCTCCCCAAGATTCTGTATCTGTATCTCCAGCTGTCCAAGGGTTAGTGCCATCCTTGCCTCCAAGTCCTTCGACAGTATTGCCACCACATGAATCAGCACCTTTGCCTGCACCCGACCAAGGGACCTCACAATCAATTCTACCGAGGTCACCTCATAGAAGGCATCAAGATG TGCCAGTCGCATCACCTCCAGGGAAAATTCTGTGGAAGTCACCATCCTTCCAGCCAACTTTCCCAGGAAGAACTCCAAATTTGCTGCCAG ACAATGCTGCCCCACCAAAAGTAGCCCCTTCCCCAGGCAGTAGGAAAGGATATGGAGTGCCGCTTGCTGCTCCTTCAAAGGACTCATTCAACCATTTGTCGCCAGTCAAAG GTTCATTTCCTGTTGTAGCCCCTGCACCACACAGCAAAGCTGTGAGGCCATCTGCTAGAACACCTACCCCTTCCAAGTCATCTCTGCAGCCCCCTACCAGGAAGTGGTTTCAGATTCCCGCATCTTCACCTTCAATCTCATTACATAGGCATCATCATGCCAAGAAAAGAACTCACGCTACTGTTCCTGCCCCATCATATCTGCCACCTCCTCCTACTTCTTACTGGCTAG GTCCAGTTATTCCTCAAGCTCCTTCGAGTGTTCCTGTGGTTCCCCCAAAGATGAGTAAACAAAGGCATCATAGTCCACCATCGTTTGCTCCAG TTCCTTCTGGCTCAGCAGTCAAATCTCCATTTCATTCAACAGTGGAATCAGGCTCTCCTGGACCAGTGCCATCACCAACAGTTCCATCTGGTCGAACTGAAA GGTCTCTTCTGCCCCCTAAAGTTTCTCCTTTGGGTCCTTCCCCAAGAAAGCCATTGATACCAATTCATTCTCCAGTTCAGTCACTACCTCCTCCGCCTCCAAACCAAG ATTGTACATCAGTGACATGCACTGAGCCATTAACAAATACCCCTCCAGGATCCCCGTGTGGGTGTGTTTGGCCAATACAAGTTGGACTGCGCCTTAGTGTTGCCTTGTACACCTTCTTTCCTTTGGTTTCGGAGTTGGCTCAAGAACTAGCATCTGGGGTTTTCATGAAACAAAGTCAAGTACGCATAATGGGAGCAAATGCAGCTGACCAGCAGCCAGAGAAGACCATTGTCCTCATTGATCTAGTACCACTTGGGGAAAAATTTGATAATACCACAGCATATTTGACTTTTGAGAAGTTCTGGCATAAGCAGGTTGCCATAAAGACTTCCTTCTTTGGTGACTACGAAGTGTTATATGTACGCTATCCAG GTCTTCCTCCCTCTCCACCTTCAGCATCCTCAAGCATTGGCACTATGGATGCTGGGCCGTACTCTGGTCGTGACAATAATGGAAGGACAATAAAGCCTTTGGGAGTTGATGTGAGTAGGAGACATAAAGGAGGACTTGGTGGCAGCACGATTGCTATTATAGTCCTTTCATCTTTCATAGTCATGGTTTTATGTATTGTGACTGCTTGGCTGCTGTTGTTGAAATGTTGTCACCACACTAGTCAACTGGCACCAACTCTTCCGACTTTACCTTCCTTTGCAAGACCACCAG GGGCCCCTGGATCAATGTTGTTTGGAAGCGGACCCAGTTCAGCATCACTTTCCTTTGGATCTAGCATTGCAACATATACAGGATCTGCCAAGTCTTTTAGTGCAGCTGAAATAGAGAGAGCCACTGACAACTTTGATCCTTCACGAATAATTGGAGAAGGGGGCTTTGGGCGTGTCTACAGGGGTATCTTTGATGACGGGACCAATGTAGCTGTAAAAGTTCTCAAAAGAGATGATCAGCAGGGTGGGCGGGAGTTCTTGGCGGAGGTTGAGATGCTTAGCCGTCTGCATCACAGGAACTTGGTCAAACTAATTGGTATATGCACAGAAGATAATATCCGCTGCCTGGTTTATGAACTCATTCCAAACGGCAGTGTGGAGTCCCATTTACATG GTGTGGACAAAGAAGCAGCTCCACTTGATTGGGTTGCTCGTATGAAGATTGCTCTTGGCGCAGCCAGAGGTCTAGCCTATCTGCATGAAGACTCAAGTCCCCGTGTTATTCATCGGGATTTCAAGTCCAGCAACATCTTGTTGGAACATGATTTTACCCCTAAAGTGTCTGATTTCGGATTGGCTAAAACAGCTATGGATGAGGGCAACAAACACATTTCAACACGTGTTATGGGCACTTTCGG TTATGTAGCTCCAGAGTATGCAATGACTGGACATCTTCTTGTAAAGAGTGACGTATACAGTTATGGTGTAGTGCTTCTAGAGCTCTTAACAGGAAGAAAACCAGTGGATATGTCACAGCCACAAGGTCAAGAGAATCTGGTATCTTGGGCTCGTCCGCTCCTCACAAGTAAGGAGGGCTTAGAAATGCTTATTGATCCTGCTCTAGGGTCTAGCGTCCCCTTTGATAGTGTGGCCAAGGTAGCTGCAATTGCTTCCATGTGCGTGCAACCAGAAGTCTCACACCGTCCTTTTATGGGTGAGGTGGTACAGGCCTTGAAGCTGGTCTGCAACGAGTGCGATGAGACCAAAGAAATGGGATCAGAAAGTTGTAGCCAAGAGGATTTGTCCATTGTTATGGATACTAGAATCAGGATTGGCTATGGTCAGCTTCCGGAGCCTTCACAAAACCGATACCCCATTTCAGACCATGATTCCATCTTGGAAGCTCGAACAGCACTATCAGCTTCAGATATGTTCAGTACATCAGCAGGAATTGGGAGGCAGTATTCAGGATCGTTTAGGAGGTACTCAAGTTCAGGACCTCTGAGGACAGGGAGGAGTAGGAAGTTCTGGCAAAGATTAAGAGGATTATCTAGAGGCAGTGTGAGTGAGCATGGAGTTGCATTCAGGTTATGGACAGGATCCCATTGA